From Plasmodium yoelii strain 17X genome assembly, chromosome: 11, a single genomic window includes:
- a CDS encoding patatin-like phospholipase, putative, which produces MTKNVYILFVYIVYVFLHMFSSSLRMQKNLFKYITPISKKINLTRIKKIKIFRKERKQKNIHVFNDAVNKYIGFDAFFKKLNNVSTSQDKLNYINMLQKIIEDKKCEYFLFSNNYMRIIIYILNERFLMIKKNEYKNDATEYQIIYKLLLIFNNLTKYRNFYHVILNDYTHKNVKISLIYIIMNILNEKRNKETHKEANSVFDYFTSFFKNPDETTKKYIDQDNNITDEQIKRENDIKKKNGIDDIKNKIFHLGKNILLKVKEEKLKIENKLNEQYNNNNDNILKDQQYTKRQLEYYQLGQNDISLSKENKNENPDDNKMIRDDHTNNSYYFNNNIDNYHDKNIYKGYTNSTSQLNYFNEDLKNIDNIIYDNKKDKQNNNENYMKNLLKYYNNDDNEQMKSDQTNESTYEIKKGNEQTEDSIGNYTKQNDISFQNKKDEEMKYKNMNKRIHETIKTPNDHITFVPFYFNKNSKDNILTSIIVNFQKNQNGIVVYKRKNEETSNEKISDKLEENKSEYLIDKTITKLKKKGIPIENIGDDYNCNNYYEVYDNYAEDDTDILNYERNMNDTNFNIKENDEKVTSNGYYKTGSEINQKNEGQNEKNHLRTRNEHEDVDEKNVEENFQKENKKTNKNNDINESDEILEEDELENNSKNQTNSGNEYDENNVNVVYEDHNINIKDINNKTDVKMEENGNFLNMGLLILVKKNPLLKDVILPIENENNKMEINKKDTIESFDSNDINNIINNPLFSNSTKGITDNPYNYLKVDKFVKNIEKNLHIYKKREHIASNVEGYDKIYLKFDERQNESEEMDKYVLMGYLNFNLDMLKNFKMNNEENNLVMSNNPINNNNNPYLHLELIKNYIESLFSYLDINSYFTNKLLKLLYEILIENRNSIIYNMFYYTILNDENMNKIIDILSKSVSNNLNKSNITFMLRILYILSFQQHLYINNIKEKNKINEKFMILYKNIAKYLEDIKGEDFIKNLQKNEKLITSLKNVSLFFENKYKNQNSLYIRDEKKEQFLVDNKIVKKKLNNIYNRHFICEHKDLIIIRKTNIILKALGANMFDLYNDIVFTDREKKSHEYLMKENSIQKNIMYYYNDTITNFVSKIKKFFTFSNNENVPNSKDNIEYDTHTLNNKDNEKLKTDNNKTWNNSQVKNNYNNSYYSSDINEYTDKVKNKILNNMTDKINDTNIFTKMEEENKKKNSEKEKKIYIYNFNNKEYITFDKFKESLIKMKHQRKRKLRILCLDGGGIRGLLSIEILKCINSHLKKNLFEYFDIICGTSTGAIISILIGLEKAHLNEIEFLYNLLINKIFQKDTYAVRNTRYLLKHSYYDSNVLNNILNTFFKNTKMFHYNSDLFTPYVFTVSTQMNITPVQPVILKNYHVNLNRITELNKSNEQMVNAAKRETNDILNSGSVSHKYDISEYIRDNSKVVDVSNNNNNINQEEIQSHGNLEDNKNLHEYYNSRENLNDNSKIKNSKIHINQNVHDVSIYKSFYNIFVKYVLRCTTAAPGFFNFFTFDDNIYADGAICFNNPTLISLNEMKLIFYNYLNKKKNNIFNKIKYYYVKKDNISETEQNDTINLNDYIDCIVSIGTGKFQPKIIHEYNENKEQDTFLRWDVLLKQIVFSITNTELTHDICNNLLDKNKYFRFNCFINNIKLDETSSEIITKLKQIGKRYFEDDKYNQQKLIQLINILEDKKDVKEYIQNQKKIWNPSYIDHIKSKIYDYFFPKNKKSMNEEDSPITDSSQNSNIGKNENLDKSENIKNENKKNNNINSTKNNNADSKDNKENQKNTGGNLYSDFNFNFLNDDNKIDITNIDEILDIINRNSNNFPQSKNTSNGFFQYFTNLFYNNSNNKFIKKLENMNKNNLFIKKKKETSNYVNVTPNTGIRVLLNEIYFILLKKNLYFYTDQISPINENPTNYYDINIQKYIPYPPDQNNQVSHTNEDNHQKQEIENTCKKNEDNEQSSMENNSKNENIKKSDYFNKTDSNNTNDIKNNYNKNNNNDPYLYNDEQNLLNIVENSDLIKKKNIKNIMSSYNINYKFFKSINPDSLEIKKNMIFNVLRNIFFKNDT; this is translated from the exons atgactaaaaatgtttatatactatttgtttatatagTTTACGTCTTTCTTCATATGTTTTCGTCATCCCTAAGAAtgcaaaaaaatttatttaaatatatcacaCCAATTTCAAAGAAAATCAATTTAActagaataaaaaaaataaaaattttcagaaaagaaagaaaacaaaaaaatatccaTGTTTTCAATGATGCcgttaacaaatatatag GTTTTgatgcattttttaaaaaattaaacaatGTATCAACTAGCCAAGACAAGctaaattatattaacatGTTGCAGAAAATCATTGAGGACAAAAAATGtgaatattttcttttcaGTAACAATTATATGagaattataatatacattttaaaTGAAAGATTTTtaatgattaaaaaaaatgaatataaaaatgacgCCACAGAGTATCAGATAATTTACaaacttttattaatatttaataatttgacAAAATATCGGAATTTTTATCATGTAATACTAAATGACTATAcacataaaaatgtaaaaatatctttaatatatattattatgaatattttaaatgaaaaaagaaataaagaaacaCATAAAGAAGCAAATTCGGTTTTTGATTATTTTACttccttttttaaaaacCCTGATGAAactacaaaaaaatatatagatcaagataataatattacagatgaacaaattaaaagagaaaatgatattaagaaaaaaaatggtatagatgatattaaaaataaaattttccatttaggaaaaaatattttattaaaagtaaaagaagaaaaattaaaaatagaaaataaattaaatgaacaatataataataataatgacaatattttaaaagatcAACAATATACAAAAAGACAATTAGAATATTATCAATTGGGACAAAATGATATAAGCTTAtctaaagaaaataaaaatgaaaatcctgatgataataaaatgataaggGACGATCATACTAATAattcttattattttaacAACAATATTGATAATTATCATGataagaatatatataaaggtTATACTAACAGTACTAGCCAATTAAACTATTTTAATGAagacttaaaaaatatagacaatataatatatgataacaaaaaagacaaacaaaataacaatgaaaattatatgaaaaacttgttaaaatattataataatgatgataatgagCAAATGAAAAGTGACCAAACAAATGAGAGCacatatgaaataaaaaagggtAACGAACAAACAGAAGATTCCATTGGTAATTATACAAAACAAAACGATATTTcatttcaaaataaaaaagatgaagaaatgaaatataaaaatatgaacaaaagaATACATGAAACAATAAAGACACCAAATGATCACATTACATTCgttcctttttattttaataaaaattctaaagataatattttaacaagtataattgttaattttcaaaaaaatcaaaacgGAATAGTGGTTTACAAAAGgaaaaatgaagaaacatCGAATGAAAAAATTAGCGATAAATTGGAGGAAAATAAATCGGAATATTTAATAGATAAAACtattacaaaattaaaaaaaaaaggaataccAATTGAAAATATAGGAGATGATTATAAttgtaataattattatgaagTATATGACAATTATGCTGAAGATGATACGGATATATTAAACTATGAAAGAAATATGAATGatacaaattttaatataaaagaaaatgatgaaaaagtAACATCAAATGGTTATTATAAAACAGGTAGCGAAATAaaccaaaaaaatgaaggacaaaatgaaaaaaatcatTTACGAACAAGAAACGAACACGAAGATgtagatgaaaaaaatgtagaagAAAATTTCCAAAAAGAAAACAagaaaacaaataaaaataacgatATAAACGAATCAGATGAAATACTTGAAGAAGATGAATTGGAAAATAATTCGAAAAATCAAACAAATAGTGGAAATgaatatgatgaaaataatgttaaTGTAGTTTATGAAGatcataatattaatataaaggATATCAATAATAAAACCGATGTAAAAATGGAGGAAAATGGCAACTTTTTAAATATGGGATTATTAATATTGGTTAAAAAAAATCCCTTATTAAAAGATGTAATTTTGCCCATTGAAaacgaaaataataaaatggaaataaataaGAAAGATACTATAGAATCATTCGATAGtaatgatattaataatataattaataatccGCTATTCTCAAACAGTACAAAAGGTATTACAGATAATCCATACAATTATCTAAAAGTCGATAAATTCGTAAAAAATATCGAAAAAAATCTtcacatttataaaaaacgTGAACATATAGCTAGCAATGTTGAAGggtatgataaaatatatttaaaatttgatGAAAGACAAAATGAATCAGAAGAAATggataaatatgtattaatggGATATTTAAACTTTAATTTAGatatgttaaaaaattttaaaatgaataatgaagaaaataatttagtGATGTCTAATAATcctattaataataataataatccatatttacatttagaattaataaagaaTTATATCGAATCATTATTTAGCTATTTagatataaatagttattttacaaataagttattaaaattattatatgaaatattaaTAGAAAATCGTAAttctataatttataatatgttttattatacgATTTTAAACgatgaaaatatgaataaaataattgatatattatcaaaaagtgtaagtaataatttaaataaatctaatattacatttatgctaagaatattatatattttatctttccaacaacatttatatattaataatataaaagaaaaaaacaaaataaatgaaaaatttatgATTCTTTATAAGAATATTGCAAAATATTTAGAAGATATAAAAGGTGAagattttattaaaaatctacaaaaaaatgaaaaattaattacaagcttaaaaaatgtgtctctattttttgaaaataaatacaaaaatcaAAATTCGTTATATATTcgtgatgaaaaaaaagaacaatTCTTGGTAGAcaataaaatagttaaaaaaaaattaaataatatatataatagacatTTTATATGTGAACATAAAGATCTAATTATTATcagaaaaacaaatattatattaaaagcGTTAGGAGCTAATATGTTCGatttatataatgatataGTTTTTACAGATCGAGAAAAAAAATCACAtgaatatttaatgaaagaaaatagtatccaaaaaaatattatgtattATTACAATGATACTATTACAAATTTtgtttcaaaaataaaaaaattttttactttttccAATAATGAGAATGTTCCAAATAGTAAGGATAATATTGAATATGATACACAcacattaaataataaagacaatgaaaaattaaaaacagATAATAACAAAACATGGAATAATAGTCAGgtaaaaaacaattataataatagttaTTATTCATCTGATATTAATGAATATACAgataaagtaaaaaataaaattttaaacaaCATGACAGACAAAATAAATGACACAAATATTTTCACTAAAATGGAAGAAGaaaacaaaaagaaaaattcagaaaaagaaaaaaaaatatacatatacaattttaataataaagaatatataacatttgataaatttaaagaaagtttaataaaaatgaaacatCAAAGAAAAAGAAAGTTAAGAATCTTATGTCTTGATGGTGGAGGTATTAGAGGATTATTATCAATtgaaattttaaaatgtattaatagtcatttaaaaaaaaatttatttgaatattttgatataatATGTGGAACAAGTACAGGAGCtatcatatctatattaataggTTTAGAAAAAGCACATTTAAATGAAAtcgaatttttatataatttattaattaataaaatatttcaaaaagaTACATATGCAGTTAGAAATACTAGATATTTATTGAAacattcatattatgattCAAATGtgttaaataatattttaaatacattttttaaaaatacgaAAATGTTTCATTATAATTCGGATTTGTTCACTCCATATGTATTTACTGTCTCAACACAAATGAATATTACACCAGTTCAACCTgtcatattaaaaaattatcatgTTAATTTAAATAGAATAACAGAATTAAACAAATCAAATGAACAAATGGTTAATGCAGCTAAAAGGGAAACaaatgatatattaaatagtGGTTCTGTTTCacataaatatgatatatcTGAATATATTCGAGATAATAGTAAAGTTGTGGATgtaagtaataataataataatataaatcaaGAAGAAATTCAAAGTCATGGTAATTTAGAAGATAACAAAAATTTACATGAATATTACAATAGTAGagaaaatttaaatgataacagtaaaataaaaaatagtaaaattcatataaatcAAAATGTTCATGATGTAAGCATATATAAaagtttttataatatttttgtaaaatatgttttaagaTGTACTACAGCTGCTCCGggcttttttaatttttttacttttgatgataatatatatgctgATGGAGCtatatgttttaataatCCTACTCTAATAAGTTTAAATGAAATGAAattgattttttataattatttaaataaaaaaaaaaataatatatttaataaaataaaatattattatgtaaaaaaagaCAATATAAGTGAAACAGAACAAAATGAtacaataaatttaaatgattatATCGATTGTATAGTAAGTATAGGAACTGGAAAATTTCAACCTAAAATAATACAcgaatataatgaaaataaagaacaAGATACATTTTTAAGATGGGAcgtattattaaaacaaattgTCTTTTCTATTACAAATACAGAACTAACTCATGAcatatgtaataatttattagataaaaataaatactttcgatttaattgttttattaacaatataaaattagATGAAACATCATCTGAAATTATTACTAAATTGAAACAAATAGGAAAAAGATATTTTGAagatgataaatataatcaacaaaaattaattcaattaataaatatattagaagataaaaaagatgtaaaagaatatatacaaaaccaaaaaaaaatttggaaTCCTTCTTATATAGATCAtattaaatcaaaaatatatgactatttttttccaaaaaataaaaaatcaatgAATGAAGAAGATTCTCCAATAACTGATTCTTCTCAAAATAGCAACATTGGCAAGAATGAAAATTTGGACAAAagtgaaaatataaaaaatgaaaataaaaaaaataataatatcaattctactaaaaataataatgccGATTCAAAAGATAACAAAGAAAATCAAAAGAATACAGGTGGAAACTTATATAGTGATTTCAATTTTAATTTCTtgaatgatgataataaaattgacATAACAAATATCGATGAAATTTTAGATATAATAAACagaaatagtaataattttCCCCAAAGTAAAAATACATCAAATggtttttttcaatattttactaatttattttataataacagtaataataaatttataaaaaaattagaaaatatgaacaaaaataatttatttattaaaaaaaaaaaagaaacaagTAATTATGTTAATGTTACACCCAATACAGGTATTAGAGTTTTgttaaatgaaatatattttattttattaaaaaaaaatctttatttttatacagATCAAATTTCTCCAATTAATGAAAATCCtacaaattattatgatattaATATTCAGAAATACATTCCATACCCCCCTGACCAAAATAATCAAGTTTCACACACAAATGAAGATAATCATCAAAAACAAGAAATTGAAAAtacatgtaaaaaaaatgaggatAACGAACAAAGTAGCATGgaaaataattctaaaaatgagaatataaaaaaatcgGATTATTTCAACAAAACTGATTCTAATAATACAAAtgacattaaaaataattataacaaaaataataataacgacCCCTACTTATATAATGATGAACAAAATTTACTTAACATTGTCGAAAATTCagatttaattaaaaaaaagaatattaaAAACATTATGAGTTCTTATAACATTaactataaattttttaagtcAATTAATCCAGATTCActcgaaataaaaaaaaatatgatatttaATGTGTTGAGAAATATATTCtttaaaaatgatacataa
- a CDS encoding Sas10 domain-containing protein, putative codes for MKKKNYVPIDTNKVKFVEGSESEDIEIEEENDSDINNEIYDDNLVSDSDDESVNNINKKSKGKKKKKKLSSDEESQEDDFDDENEGEDLSDDDETENVENKEDEDFIKVSWKKDKKNYYQYESDNSSSDDDEENNDERMKEVIYLNKKEKENLNENDFDLYNIYMNEKDGISSKNKDNEIGIDEKENTIKKLINNMANELKEKKKEINIDEKDKKDIEEMIMNEHQEYQIILKELSLNIEKVFNEINENQKLFQFKNINENDVSPSDINKNTLLYLKKKNETMLTYIIYITYYVFLKVMNCYTHNHPVLDKLIYINTIISKTNELDNKIKFKIQQLNKLPKRQLDELEISSSDDQTHTKKNATGAKKIGKKSADNDDEYEEEEDGEDGEDVEAEEDEDEEEEDEEEEEDDEDDEDDEDEEDDEDEEDEDEEDEDDEEEEEEEEEEEEEEIEEDKNNKNKKYKVSKSIITEYTDSHIREKMKEEKKKQREKIKNERSIFLKEIKDMVSNKPEKIEEENYLKKLEEKFTDFDDKILRKKMKMMSKKKNRMNNLSNVGMTSNDLLKFVELPEMNNENDNTSFHENKIFRNNINKIKQKNKNKLMNNNANDDFVSFKKFNKVQNKNDSYDNKEQKPLNNYSFGKNMHNEIDDENIKNMLKSKKNRKEQRKTIMDKKNKEIRKQLVDQENEVNDRRMPNKNIIQNKGLVRKRKSTDGNARVHNKLKYMKKMKTYNSQHPKFKTHDNNYDGVKKGINPYLKKSIDIK; via the coding sequence atgaaaaaaaaaaattatgttccCATTGATACAAATAAAGTGAAGTTTGTTGAAGGATCTGAATCAGAGGATATTGAAatagaagaagaaaatgatagtGATATTAACAACGAAATATATGATGACAATTTAGTAAGTGATAGTGATGATGAATCGGTTAATAATATCAATAAAAAATccaaaggaaaaaaaaaaaaaaaaaaattatcaagtGATGAGGAAAGCCAAGAAGATGATTTcgatgatgaaaatgaaggCGAAGATTTAAGTGACGACGATGAAACGGAAAATgtagaaaataaagaagacgaagattttataaaagtatcttggaaaaaagataaaaaaaattattatcaatatGAAAGTGATAATTCTTCAAGtgatgatgatgaagaaaataatgatgaaagaATGAAAGaagttatttatttaaataaaaaagaaaaggaaaatttaaatgaaaatgattttgatctatacaatatatatatgaatgaaAAAGATGGAATTTcctcaaaaaataaagataatgaAATAGGTATtgatgaaaaagaaaatactaTTAAAAAACTAATCAATAATATGGcaaatgaattaaaagaaaagaaaaaagaaataaatatagatgaAAAAGACAAAAAGGATATTGAAGAAATGATAATGAATGAACATCAAGAatatcaaattattttaaaagaattatctctaaatatagaaaaagtttttaatgaaattaatgaaaatcaaaaattatttcaatttaaaaatattaatgaaaatgatgttAGTCCATcggatattaataaaaacacCTTACTttatcttaaaaaaaaaaatgaaacaatgcttacatatattatatatattacctattatgtttttttaaaagttaTGAATTGTTATACCCATAATCATCCCGTCttagataaattaatatacattaatacaatcatttcaaaaacaaatgaattagataataaaattaaattcaAAATACAACAACTTAATAAGCTTCCAAAGCGACAATTGGATGAGTTAGAGATAAGCAGCTCAGACGATCAAACACATACGAAGAAAAACGCAACTGGGGCCaaaaaaataggaaaaaaaagtgctgataatgatgatgaatATGAGGAGGAAGAAGATGGAGAAGATGGAGAAGATGTAGAAGCTGAGGAGGATGAGGATGAGGAAGAAGAAGATGAGGAAGAAGAAGAGGATGATGAGGATGATGAGGATGATGAGGATGAGGAGGATGATGAGGATGAGGAGGATGAGGATGAAGAAGACGAGGATGATGAGGAGGAAGAAGaggaagaagaagaagaagaagaagaagaaattGAAGaggataaaaataacaaaaacaaaaaatataaagttagCAAAAGCATTATAACAGAGTATACTGACAGCCATATAagggaaaaaatgaaagaagaaaaaaaaaagcaaagagaaaaaataaaaaatgagagAAGCATATTTTTAAAGGAAATAAAAGACATGGTATCAAATAAGCCCGAAAAAATCGAAGAAGAAAAttacttaaaaaaattggaagAAAAGTTCACAGATTTCgatgataaaattttaaggaaaaaaatgaaaatgatgagcAAAAAGAAAAATCGAATGAATAATTTAAGTAATGTTGGTATGACATCAAATGATTTATTGAAGTTTGTAGAATTACCTGAAATGAACAACGAAAATGATAATACAAGTTttcatgaaaataaaatatttaggaataatattaataaaataaaacaaaagaataaaaacaaattaatgaATAATAATGCAAATGATGATTTTGTATCTTTTAAAAAGTTTAATAAGGTTCAAAATAAGAATGATTCTTATGACAATAAAGAACAAAAACCATTGAATAATTATTCatttggaaaaaatatgcataatgAAATCGATGATGAGAATATTAAAAACATGCTAAagtctaaaaaaaatagaaaagagcaaagaaaaacaattatggataaaaaaaataaagaaataagaAAACAACTAGTTGATCAAGAAAATGAAGTAAATGATAGGAGAAtgccaaataaaaatattatacaaaacAAAGGTTTAgtaagaaaaagaaaatcaaCTGATGGTAATGCAAGAGTTCATAATAAACTTAAGTATATGAAAAAGATGAAGACATATAATAGTCAACATCCTAAATTTAAGACCCATGATAATAACTATGATGGAGTAAAGAAAGGAATAAACCCATACTTAAAAAAATCTATAGAtataaagtaa
- a CDS encoding rhomboid protease ROM7, putative: MNLLILFIFIIYIARGNSLHYNKINSKGITTFINTKNTILKNEYKIYRFKKYNNVERRIYSFKENVLSLFNTVKDKEKITNLLENISNNVKNKFPNRFTYYNYLFNKCKLDRILIVINTLLYLYLNRVDKNEEKKIFFTKGNLVQIKDEQKAEKYQCNYYDIYKNKNYKTLFSSIFIHKNILHLYFNMSSLMSIYKMVSPIYSNSQILITYLLSGFLSNLISYIYYIKPQKKNIFLKDIIDQNYYSRNTPLNKPNKIICGSSSAIYSLYGMYITHMIFFYIKNNYIVNTGFLYNIFYSFLSSLLLENVSHFNHVLGFMCGFVMSSTLILFDNN; this comes from the coding sequence ATGaatcttttaattttgttcatatttataatatatattgcaAGAGGGAATTCGTTGcattataacaaaataaattccAAAGGAATAACTACATTTATAAATACTAAAAatactattttaaaaaatgaatacaaaatatatcgattcaaaaaatataataatgtagaGAGAAggatatattcatttaagGAAAATGTTTTAAGTTTATTTAATACTGTGAAAGATAAAGAGAAAATAACCAATTTGCttgaaaatatttcaaataatgtaaaaaataaatttcctAATAGATTTACATACtacaattatttatttaataaatgtaaATTAGACAGAATACTTATAGTAATAAACACACtgctttatttatatttaaatagggttgataaaaatgaagaaaaaaaaattttttttactaagGGAAATTTAGTTCAAATAAAAGATGAACAGAAAGCTGAAAAATATCAATgtaattattatgatatatataaaaataagaattATAAAACACTTTTCTCATCTATTTTTATCCATAAAAATATcttacatttatattttaatatgaGTTCCCTAATGTCCATATACAAAATGGTATCGCCAATTTATTCAAATAGCCAAATActtattacatatttattatctgGGTTTCTTTCCAATTTAATATCTTATATTTACTATATAAAgccacaaaaaaaaaatatttttttaaaagacaTAATcgatcaaaattattatagtCGTAATACACCCCTAAATAAGcccaataaaataatttgcGGAAGTAGTTCAGCTATATATTCCCTATATGGAATGTATATAACacatatgatttttttttatattaaaaataattatattgtaAATACAGGCTTCctctataatattttctattcatttttatcatctcTGCTTTTAGAAAATGTTAGCCATTTTAACCATGTTTTGGGATTTATGTGTGGATTTGTTATGTCGTCCACATTGATTTTGTTTGATAATAATTAa